Below is a window of Wenzhouxiangella sp. XN201 DNA.
CCTGCCAGAATGCCTCGCAGGCGGTGTTTGGCAAGCCGGCAATGTATATGGGCGAGGGCGGCACGATTCCGTTCATGGCGATGCTCGGCGAGTCCTTCCCGCAGGCCCAGTTCCTGATCACCGGCGTGCTGGGACCGAAATCCAACGCCCACGGGCCGAACGAATTTCTGCACCTTTCTTACGCCAGCCAGCTCACCACGGTCGTGGCCAGCGTACTGGCCAACCACGCCGGCCGGGAAAGCTGAGTCGTGGAGCACGATTTCAGACATCTGATTCGAGACGTTGCCGACTGGCCTGAACCGGGCATCGTGTTCAAGGACATCACGCCGCTGCTGGCCCACCCGAAGGGCCTGGCCTGGGCGGTGGACCGGCTCTACGAGCCCTTCGTCGGCAAGGGCATCGACCTGGTTGCAGGAATCGAGTCGCGGGGCTTCATCTTCGCAGTCGGCGTGGCTCGCGCTCTAGGCGCCGGCTTCATTCCCGTACGCAAGCCGGGAAAGCTGCCGCGGGCCACTGTGCGGCGTGAGTACCAACTGGAATACGGCAGCGACGCGGTTGAAATGCACGCCGATGCCGCGCGCGAGGGGCAGCGAGTGTTGGTGGTCGATGACGTGCTGGCGACCGGCGGCACGATGGCAGCCACTTGTGAGCTTTTCGCCAAGACGGGTGCCGATGTCGCTGGCGCTGCGGTGCTGGTGGAGCTGGGTTTTCTCGATGGTGCCGGACGCGTCAACGTACCGCTGCACTCGGTGGTGATTTACTGAATGCTTCCGGCCTGGGCTGGAATGTCGTCTTCCCCCCAATGAAAACGCCCCGAAAGTCCGGGGCGTTTTCGTTTCGTTCGAATGAGTTTCGAACTTACGGCGTATCCAGCCACAGATCGTAGCTGCCGCTGCCCGAATAGGACAGGACTCGCCAGTAGTAGTAGCCGGCTGAGCCGTTGTAGCTGATCTGTTCCTCGCTGTCGGCGCTGGCCGAATTGGCCACGCGACTCCAGCTAGAACCGTTCCAGCGGTAGAGCTCGAGGTCGAAGTCGGCATCGGTGGGGCCGACCAGCCAGCCGTTGTGCGTGCCGGAGCCGGCGTAGTAGTAGGTACCGTCCGGTTGCACGTCGGCGTCGCCGCTGCCGGACAGCGAGCCGGTGTACTGGGTGCAGTTGGAGCACGGCGCACCACCGTCACCTCCGTCGCCACCTTCTTCAAAGCTGGCAACCAGGCTCACACCCGAATAGCTCTCGTAGCCGCGGATCATGATGTGCCAGGTGCCGGCCTGCGGATCGTCGAAGCTGCAGGATTCGTTGTTGCCGGAACGATACGGACGGCAGTCGTAATCCGAGGTCGTCGGCTCTGAGCCGAACTTCACGTACAGATCGGCATCGCCCGAGCCGCCGCTCATGTCGACATCGAGGCTGATGGCATCGGACGGGACGCTGATCGTGAAGAACGTTTCCGAGCCCTGGCTTCCCGACAGGTTGTCGACGGGGACGCCGTTGGTCAGCTCGGAATCTCCACCACCACCGCCATCGGAAGTTTCAAAGCTCCCGACCAGGCTGACGCCCGAGTAGCTGTTGTAGCCATGGATCATGATGTGCCAGGTGCCGGCCTGTGGATCGTCGAAGCTGCAGTTTTCGTCGTTACCAGATTGGTACGGGCGGCAATCGTAGTCCGAGGTGGTCGGCTCCGATCCGAACTTCACGTACAGATCGGCATCTCCCGAGCCGCCGCTCATGTCGATATCGAGGCTGGTAGCGTCGGACGGCACGTCGATCGTGAAGAAGGTCTCCGAGCCCTGGCTGCCCGACAGGTTGTCGACGGACTCACCATTGGTCAGCTCGGTGGTGCCGCCACCGCCGTCACCACCATCACCGCCGTCGCCACCGTCCCCGTCGAGCAGGGAGTAGGTCAGCAGGTTGGGTGAGCCCGAGCCGATGCTGCTCAGTCGACCGCTGGTGGCGCTGTCATAAATCGCGTTTTCGACCTGGGAAGGCGAGGCACCCGGGTTGTCGGCCAGGTAGAGCGCGGCAACACCGGCCACGTGCGGCGAGGCCATCGAGGTGCCGCTGATGGTGTTGGTGGCGGAGTTGCTCGTGTGCCAGGCCGAGGTAATGTCCGATCCCGGCGCAAAGATATCGACGCAGCTGCCGTAGTTCGAAAAGCTCGAACGCGCATCGGAGCTGGTCGTCGAGCCGACCGTAATCGCGCTGGCCGAGCGGGCCGGAGAGGAATTGCAGGCATCCTGGCTTTCATTGCCCGCGGCTACCACGACGGTGACCCCGGCGTTGCGCATGTTGGTCACGGCATCGTCGATGGTCGATGAAGCACCGCCACCGAGGCTCATGTTGGCTACGGCGGGGAACTGCGCGTTTTCGGCCACCCAGTCCATGCCGGCGATGACTCCGGAGTTGGTGCCGGAACCGTTACAGTCGAGTACGCGAACGCCATGCACGGTCGCGCCCTTGGCCACCCCGTAGGTGGTGCCGGCCACGGTACCGGCGACATGCGTGCCGTGTCCGTTGCAGTCGTCGCTGCCGTTGCCGTCGTTGATGGCGGAATAGCCGTTGCCCATGCGACCACTGAACTCGTCATGCGAGGAAAGCACGCCGGTGTCGATGATGTAGGCGTGCACATTGCCGGCCGAAGTGTTGTAGGTGTAGTCGCCGTCGAGCGGCAGGTCGCGCTGGTCGACCCGGTCCAGACCCCAGGTTGCGTTGTTCTGGGTGGCGTTGATCTGAACCACACCGTCTTCCTCGATGTAAGCGATGCGATCATCATCGAGCAAAGCGAGCAGGGCGTCCTCGTCGGCCTTGATCACGAAGCCGGGCAGGACATGCGAGAACGAGCCTTTGAGCTGGGCGCCGTAGTCCCGCGCCATGGCGCGTGCGGTCGCTGCGACGTTCAGGCCCTGACCCTGGCCGCGGCCATTGCCCGGTAGTTCGGCGTCATCGAGAACCACGATGTACTGCCCCGGGACGGGGTTCTTTGTGGTGCGGAAGTCCGCAGCGTGGGTGGTTGAAATGAAGGTGGCGGCCAGAATGAACATGCCGGCCAGCCAGGTTAAGGATCTAAATCTAGACATTCAGTTTTTCTCCCGTTCGATCAATTGGTGAGTCCCCTTGATCGCCTTTTTCAAGCCCTCGCCTCCCGAGCCAGTCACGGGGTATACACGATCGGCTCCACCAATTGCCACCCGATCCGGGCATGAATCCCTGATTTTGTGACACCCATCACGTCGAAAGTTTGCATTTGCTCACAATCTGCGCAAGATTCTGCGTGCATGAATCAATTGAGCGGGTGACGTGATCGAGGCCAGCGGCTATCATCCCGGCTGACCCGAATTCGTGAGTGAATCCGACCATGCCCGAACAGTTCAGGACGGTGATCGAGCCGTTTCGCATCAAGTCCGTCGAGCCGATCGCGATGACCACCCGGGAAGAGCGGGAAAAATATCTGAAATCAGCGCACTACAACCCATTCAAGCTCAAGTCCGAGCAGGTCATCATCGACCTTCTGACTGACAGCGGCACATCGGCAATGAGTGCCGAGCAATGGGCCGGAATGATGCGCGGCGATGAGTCCTACGCCGGCTCGGTCAGCTGGCAGCGCCTCGAGCGGGTGATTCGCGACTTGACCGGTTATCCGCATATCCTGCCGACCCATCAGGGTCGCGCGGCCGAGCGGATTCTCTACAGCCATCTAGGCGGCGAAGGCAAGATTTTCCTGAGTAATACGCATTTCGACACGACCCGGGCCAACATCGAGTACAGCGGCGCCGAGGCGATCGACTGCGTCACGCCCGAGTCCGGCAAGGCCGACAGCGATTTCCCCTTCAAGGGCAATGCCGATGTCGCGCGCATGGCCGAGATCGTGGAAGAGCGAGGGGCGGAGAACTTCGGCGCGATCATCCTGACCGTGACCAATAACTCCGGCGGCGGCCAGGCTGTGAGCATGGCCAACGCGCGCGAGGTACGCGATCTTTGCCGAAAACACGGCATCCTGTTCATTCTGGATGCCTGCCGCATTGCCGAGAACGCCTGGTTCATCAAGCAGGACGAGGACGGCTACAGCGACAGGTCCTGCCGCGAGATCGCCACGGAGATGTTCGGCCTGGCCGACGGCTGCGTGATGAGCGCCAAGAAGGACGCGCTGGTCAACATGGGCGGGTTCCTCGCCCTGAACGACGCCGAGCTGGCCGAGCACTGCACCAGCGTGCTGATCATTACCGAGGGCTACACCACCTACGGCGGCCTGTCGGGCCGGGACATGGAGGCGATTGCCATTGGTCTGGTCGAGATCTTCAACGAGGACTACCTGCGTTATCGCACGCGTTCGACCGCCTACCTGGGTGAGCATCTCGACAAACTGGGCATTCCGGTGATCAAGCCGATTGGCGGTCACGCCGTCTATGTCGATGCCGGTCAGCTCTACGACCATCTTCCGGTCGATCAGTATCCTGGTCAGTCGCTGGTGTGCGAGCTCTACAAGATGGCCGGCATCCGTTCGGTCGAGATCGGTTCGGTGATGTTCGGCAAGTACGATGAAGACGGCAAGCTGGTGCCCGCACCGCGTGAGCTGGTGCGTCTGGCCATCCCCCGGCGGGTCTACACGCAAAGTCACGTCGACTACCTGATCGAGGCCTTTGAGATTGTGCGCGATCAGCGCCACTCGGCGCCGGGTTACCGGATTACCAAGGAGCCGCGGTTCCTGCGGCATTTCACCAGCGAATTCGAGCCGATCGGGTAGAAAGGGACCAGGGACGAGGGACCAGGTTTTCGATGTTCGGTTTCAGAGGTATGCTGGTCCCTAGTCCCTAGCCCATAAGTTTCCATGCCCACTGATACCTCCCAGTACTCGAACATGCTTGCCGAGCTCCGCGCACACTTCAATGGCGGCCTCACCCGTCCTCTGGGCTGGCGACGCGAGCAACTGGCTGCCCTGTCGCGCCTGCTCGAGGAGAACGAAGGGCGGCTCAACGAAGCGCTGGCCGAAGATCTGGGCAAGCCGCCCCAGGAAGTACTGCTGGGAGAGACAGCGCTGCTGTTCAGCGAGATTGACCATGCCCGCAGGCATCTCAAGTCCTGGACGAAGCGCCGGCGTGTGCGCACGCCCATGGTGGGCAAGCCGGGTCGCAGTTGGGTGCAGCCCGAACCGTACGGGGTGGTGCTGATCATCGGTGCCTGGAACTATCCCGTCCAGCTTTTGCTCAGCCCGTTGATTCCGGCGCTCGCGGCCGGCAATTGTGCCGTGCTCAAGCCCTCGGAGATTGCCGCCGCCACGTCACGCTTGCTGGCCGAACTGATCCCGAAGTACCTGGACGAGCGGGCTGTTCGGGTGGTCGAGGGTGCGGTGGAAGAAACCACGGAACTGCTCAAGCAGCACTTCGACCATATCTTCTACACCGGCGGTGCCGCAGTGGGCCGGATCATCATGCGGGCCGCGGCCGAACACCTCACGCCGGTGACCCTGGAGCTGGGCGGAAAAAGTCCCTGCGTGATCGATGCCGGGGCGGACATCGAGTCGGCGGCCCGGCGGCTGACCTGGGGCAAGTGCCTCAACGCCGGGCAGACCTGCATCGCGCCTGACTACGTGCTCGTCACGCCATCCGAGCGCGACAAGCTGATCGGCGCCATCGAGCACGAATTGTTCGAAATGTACGGCTCCAACCGATTGGAAAGTTCGGACTACTGCAAGATCATCAACCGGCGGCACTTCGATCGCCTGCGAAATCTGCTCGACAGCGGCCGGGTCGTGATCGGCGGCAAGGTCGACGAGGAAAACTGCCGGATCGAACCGACCGTGATGACCGAGGTGGCGCCCGATTCTGCAGTGATGCAGGAGGAAATTTTCGGGCCGATTCTTCCAATCCTCGAAGTCGAGAACCTCGACGAGGCGATCGCTTTCATTCGCCAGCGTGACAAGCCGCTGTCGTCCTACCTGTTCACCCGTTCGGGCGAGTCCGAGCAGCGCTTCGCCGAGTTGGTCTCGACCGGTAACCTGTGCATCAATGACACGCTGATGTTCATGTCGGTGCCGGACCTGCCCTTCGGCGGCGTGGGCATGAGCGGTATGGGGCAGTACCACGGCAAGGCCGGCTTCGATCGCCTGTCGCATCTCAAGGCGGTGATGAAGCGCGGAAGATTCCCGGAGATTCCGGTCCGCTTCCCGCCGTACAGCCGGTTCAAGATGCGCCTTCTCAAGTGGTTCAGCTGACACTTTTCTGACTGTTTGTTCGTTAGGGGGATCGATGAACGAACAAAGATCTCAAGGCATGGCGGGTTCGGTCGGCCGTCGCTGGCAGCGACTGCGACTGGTTCCCGAGTGGCTGTGGTTACCGATCAACGCGCTACAACTGATCGTGACCCTGCTGTGGTCGGCCGGTGGCATCAGTCTGGCGCTGCTGGTCCGCCTGGTCACCGGCAGCGAACGCATTCCCCTGCGCATGGCCGCATGGTTTTGGGCGCCGGGTCTGTTGCTGGGTGCTGGAGCCCGGCTGGAAATCGCCGGGTCGGAGAAAGTCGATTTTTCACGCCCGCATTTGTTCGTGGCCAACCATCAGTCGATGATCGACATCTGTGCACTGTTCATGGCCGTTCCCGTCCCGCTTCGCTTCATGCTCAAGGCCTCGCTCGGCAAGGTGCCATTTCTGGGCGGGTATACGAAGGCGATGGGCATGATCCTGCTCCGGCGGGGTGATTCGGTCAGTGTGACCAGGCAGCTCGAACGGGCTGCCGAGCTGCTGCAAGAAGGTCACAGCCTGGTCGCCTTTCCGGAGGGTACGCGTGGTCACGACGGCCGTGTGCGTCCCTTCAAGGCTGGCGCCTTGCGCGCCGCGATCAGGGCCGGCGTGCCGGTCGTTCCGGTCGCCATCGAGGGCAGTGGTCAGGTCATGCCGCCGGGCGGATTTGCCATTCGCCCCGGCCGAATTCGCCTGATCTTCGGACAGCCAATCCCGACCGAGGGAGTCACGCTGTCGGATCGGCATCAGTTGGCCCGCAACGCGTTCGCTGCGGTCAGCGCACTCAAAAGCCGCCTCGGCTGAGACCGGGCGGATCAATCCCGGGTTCGGCGTTATCATCGCCGTTGATTCGCCATATTCCCGAGACCACCATGTCTACTGACGCGCTTGGCCAACTCGACCTCGATCACCTGTTTCACCCTTCCACCGATCTGAAGACCCACGGACGGACCGGTCCGCTGGTCTGGCAGCGCGGCGAGGGCGTGCATGTCCATGACAGCGAAGGGCGGCGTTATCTGGAAGGCATGGCCGGCCTGTGGTGCACCGCGCTGGGCTATGGCGAGCCCGAGCTCGTCGAGGCGGCCCGCAAGCAAATGGAAACGTTCAGCTATGGGCCGCTGTTTGCCGGCAAGGCCAACGAACCGAGCATCCGACTTGCCGCCAAGCTGGCCGAATGGGTGCCGATCGAAGGTGCCCGCTTTCTATTCGGCTGCTCGGGCTCGGATGCCAACGACACCCAGGTCAAGTTGATCCGCTATTACTTCAACGCTATCGGCAAGCCCAACAAGAAGAAGATTCTCTCCAGGGGCAACGCCTATCACGGCGTGACGCTGGCCTCGGCGGCGCTGACCGGCCTGCCGGCCTTCCACAAGCACTTCGATCTGCCCGGCGACGATGTCATTCATCTGACCGCTCCGTATCACTACCGTCAGGCGCTACCCGGCGAGAGCGAGGAGGATTTTTCCCAACGCCTGGCCGATGAGCTGGCCGAGGTCATCGAGCGCGAGGGTGCCGATCACATCGCGGCCATGATTGCCGAGCCGCTGATGGCTGCCGGCGGTGTGATCCCGCCACCGAAAGGCTACTTCGAGAAGATCCAGCCGATCCTGCGCGATAACGACATCCTGCTGATCGATGACGAAGTGGTATGCGGGTTTGGTCGTACCGGCAATGATTTTGGCTGCCAGACCTGGAACATCGAGCCGGCCACCATGACCCTGGCCAAGGCCCTGTCATCGGCCTATCAGCCGATTTCGGCCGTGGCTGTGCCGCCGTTCATGTACGAGGCCATTACCGAGGCCTCGGGCGAGATAGGCCTGTTCGCGCACGGCCTGACTTATGCGGGACACCCTGTGGCGGCGGCCGTGGCGCTGCGTAACCTGGAGCTGATGGAAGAACGCGGCATCATGGCGCATGCGGCCAGAATGGGCGAGCTGCTGGAGGCCGGGCTGGCGCGCGTGCGGGAACACCCTCTGGTCGGTGACGTGCGCGGTAAAAGCCTGATCGCCGGTGTGGAACTGGTGGCCGATCGAGAATCCCACGAGCGATTCCCGGCCGAAGCAAAGATCGCCTTCAAGGCTGCAGCGGCCTGCCTGGAAGAAGGGTTGATCGTCAGGGCGCTACCGGGCGACACCCTCGCCATCTGCCCGCCACTGATCATCAACGAGGCGCAGGTGGACGAGTTGGTGGAGAAGTTGGTGCGGGGATTGAATCGGGTGGAAAAAAGTGTGAAGTGTTAAGTGTGAAGGGCCCGCGTCGCCTGGTGAAATCCTTGCGCACGACGCGGGCCTGCCTTCTTGTCGGATGCCGAACCAGCTAACCAGCCAACCAGCGAACGCTCTATGTAGCCCAGGCGTTTCGTGGCTTCGACTCGTCTGGACGAAGCCTGTAGCGGTTCAGTCGCCCACTTCCTGCTCGCCCATCTGCGATTGCAGATAGCGTTCCTCGCCGATGCGGTCGATCAGGCCGAGCTGGGTCTCGAGGAAGTCGGCATGGCCTTCCTCGTCCCGGATCAGATCCTCGAACAGATCGCGTGTGGCGTAATCGCCGACGGCTTCGCATTCCTTGACCGCAGCCTTGTACATGTCGAGCGCTTCATACTCGAGCTTGAGATCATTCTGCAGGCATTCGACCGGATTCTCGCCGATCAGCAGGTGGCCGAGATCCTGGAGATTCGGCAGGCCTTCGAGGAACAGGATGCGCTTGATGATGTGATCGGCGTGCTTCATCTCGTCGATCGATTCCTCGTATTCCATTTCGGAGAGCCGGTTCAGCCCCCAGTCTTCGTACATCCGCGAGTGAAGGAAATACTGGTTGATGGCGGTCAGTTCGGCCTTGAGTGCCTGGTTGAGGATATCGATAATCTTGCGGTCGCCTTTCATGTCCGGGATCCAGTGTTGAGCTGAACCCCTAGGATAACGCCGGTGAGTGAAGCTGGCCAGAGTGGGTTTCGATGGACATTACGGGCAGGGCGGGTGCGGCAAGCGCCGAGGCGATGACCGCTTCGGCGTGATCATGGCAACTGCCGCAGGTATCGGCGCAGCCGGTCAGCAGCTGGATTTCGTCGAGCGATCGGTAGCCGGCGGCAACCAGCTCCCGAATCCGTCGCTCCGTGACCGCATTGCAGAGACAGACATACATGGCACAATGATTTCATGAATGCGA
It encodes the following:
- a CDS encoding aldehyde dehydrogenase family protein gives rise to the protein MPTDTSQYSNMLAELRAHFNGGLTRPLGWRREQLAALSRLLEENEGRLNEALAEDLGKPPQEVLLGETALLFSEIDHARRHLKSWTKRRRVRTPMVGKPGRSWVQPEPYGVVLIIGAWNYPVQLLLSPLIPALAAGNCAVLKPSEIAAATSRLLAELIPKYLDERAVRVVEGAVEETTELLKQHFDHIFYTGGAAVGRIIMRAAAEHLTPVTLELGGKSPCVIDAGADIESAARRLTWGKCLNAGQTCIAPDYVLVTPSERDKLIGAIEHELFEMYGSNRLESSDYCKIINRRHFDRLRNLLDSGRVVIGGKVDEENCRIEPTVMTEVAPDSAVMQEEIFGPILPILEVENLDEAIAFIRQRDKPLSSYLFTRSGESEQRFAELVSTGNLCINDTLMFMSVPDLPFGGVGMSGMGQYHGKAGFDRLSHLKAVMKRGRFPEIPVRFPPYSRFKMRLLKWFS
- a CDS encoding tryptophanase, with product MPEQFRTVIEPFRIKSVEPIAMTTREEREKYLKSAHYNPFKLKSEQVIIDLLTDSGTSAMSAEQWAGMMRGDESYAGSVSWQRLERVIRDLTGYPHILPTHQGRAAERILYSHLGGEGKIFLSNTHFDTTRANIEYSGAEAIDCVTPESGKADSDFPFKGNADVARMAEIVEERGAENFGAIILTVTNNSGGGQAVSMANAREVRDLCRKHGILFILDACRIAENAWFIKQDEDGYSDRSCREIATEMFGLADGCVMSAKKDALVNMGGFLALNDAELAEHCTSVLIITEGYTTYGGLSGRDMEAIAIGLVEIFNEDYLRYRTRSTAYLGEHLDKLGIPVIKPIGGHAVYVDAGQLYDHLPVDQYPGQSLVCELYKMAGIRSVEIGSVMFGKYDEDGKLVPAPRELVRLAIPRRVYTQSHVDYLIEAFEIVRDQRHSAPGYRITKEPRFLRHFTSEFEPIG
- a CDS encoding lysophospholipid acyltransferase family protein, with amino-acid sequence MNEQRSQGMAGSVGRRWQRLRLVPEWLWLPINALQLIVTLLWSAGGISLALLVRLVTGSERIPLRMAAWFWAPGLLLGAGARLEIAGSEKVDFSRPHLFVANHQSMIDICALFMAVPVPLRFMLKASLGKVPFLGGYTKAMGMILLRRGDSVSVTRQLERAAELLQEGHSLVAFPEGTRGHDGRVRPFKAGALRAAIRAGVPVVPVAIEGSGQVMPPGGFAIRPGRIRLIFGQPIPTEGVTLSDRHQLARNAFAAVSALKSRLG
- a CDS encoding adenine phosphoribosyltransferase — translated: MEHDFRHLIRDVADWPEPGIVFKDITPLLAHPKGLAWAVDRLYEPFVGKGIDLVAGIESRGFIFAVGVARALGAGFIPVRKPGKLPRATVRREYQLEYGSDAVEMHADAAREGQRVLVVDDVLATGGTMAATCELFAKTGADVAGAAVLVELGFLDGAGRVNVPLHSVVIY
- a CDS encoding (2Fe-2S)-binding protein, which gives rise to MYVCLCNAVTERRIRELVAAGYRSLDEIQLLTGCADTCGSCHDHAEAVIASALAAPALPVMSIETHSGQLHSPALS
- the bfr gene encoding bacterioferritin, which encodes MKGDRKIIDILNQALKAELTAINQYFLHSRMYEDWGLNRLSEMEYEESIDEMKHADHIIKRILFLEGLPNLQDLGHLLIGENPVECLQNDLKLEYEALDMYKAAVKECEAVGDYATRDLFEDLIRDEEGHADFLETQLGLIDRIGEERYLQSQMGEQEVGD
- a CDS encoding aminotransferase translates to MSTDALGQLDLDHLFHPSTDLKTHGRTGPLVWQRGEGVHVHDSEGRRYLEGMAGLWCTALGYGEPELVEAARKQMETFSYGPLFAGKANEPSIRLAAKLAEWVPIEGARFLFGCSGSDANDTQVKLIRYYFNAIGKPNKKKILSRGNAYHGVTLASAALTGLPAFHKHFDLPGDDVIHLTAPYHYRQALPGESEEDFSQRLADELAEVIEREGADHIAAMIAEPLMAAGGVIPPPKGYFEKIQPILRDNDILLIDDEVVCGFGRTGNDFGCQTWNIEPATMTLAKALSSAYQPISAVAVPPFMYEAITEASGEIGLFAHGLTYAGHPVAAAVALRNLELMEERGIMAHAARMGELLEAGLARVREHPLVGDVRGKSLIAGVELVADRESHERFPAEAKIAFKAAAACLEEGLIVRALPGDTLAICPPLIINEAQVDELVEKLVRGLNRVEKSVKC
- a CDS encoding S8 family peptidase, producing the protein MSRFRSLTWLAGMFILAATFISTTHAADFRTTKNPVPGQYIVVLDDAELPGNGRGQGQGLNVAATARAMARDYGAQLKGSFSHVLPGFVIKADEDALLALLDDDRIAYIEEDGVVQINATQNNATWGLDRVDQRDLPLDGDYTYNTSAGNVHAYIIDTGVLSSHDEFSGRMGNGYSAINDGNGSDDCNGHGTHVAGTVAGTTYGVAKGATVHGVRVLDCNGSGTNSGVIAGMDWVAENAQFPAVANMSLGGGASSTIDDAVTNMRNAGVTVVVAAGNESQDACNSSPARSASAITVGSTTSSDARSSFSNYGSCVDIFAPGSDITSAWHTSNSATNTISGTSMASPHVAGVAALYLADNPGASPSQVENAIYDSATSGRLSSIGSGSPNLLTYSLLDGDGGDGGDGGDGGGGTTELTNGESVDNLSGSQGSETFFTIDVPSDATSLDIDMSGGSGDADLYVKFGSEPTTSDYDCRPYQSGNDENCSFDDPQAGTWHIMIHGYNSYSGVSLVGSFETSDGGGGGDSELTNGVPVDNLSGSQGSETFFTISVPSDAISLDVDMSGGSGDADLYVKFGSEPTTSDYDCRPYRSGNNESCSFDDPQAGTWHIMIRGYESYSGVSLVASFEEGGDGGDGGAPCSNCTQYTGSLSGSGDADVQPDGTYYYAGSGTHNGWLVGPTDADFDLELYRWNGSSWSRVANSASADSEEQISYNGSAGYYYWRVLSYSGSGSYDLWLDTP